The following is a genomic window from Acidobacteriota bacterium.
GTGGCGATGAACCAATTCCTCAGGGCAGAACCGGTAGTACGCAGGTGCGTGCGAATTTCCATGCAAAATCTGTTCTCGGGATCGTGTCGGCCACAATGCTAGACTGAAATTACACCATGAAATTCGGCGTACTCGTCTTCCCGGGTTCCAATTGCGATCACGATGCCTATCACGTTATCGCTGCGGCGGCGAAGCAGCCTGTCACGTTCTTGTGGCATGCCAGCCACGACCTCCAGGATTGCGATGCCATCGTCGTGCCCGGCGGATTTGCCTACGGCGACTATCTGCGCACCGGAGCGATCGCGAAGTTCGCTCCGATTATGCAGGAAGTGAATCGTTTTGCCGCCATCGGCGGCTTGGTGCTCGGCATCTGCAACGGCTTCCAGATCCTGTGCGAAGCTGGCCTATTGCCCGGTGCGCTGATGCGCAACGCAGGGTTGAAATATATCTGCAAGCCGGTGAAGCTTCGCGTCGAGAGCACGCACTCGCCTTTCACACATACCTGCACTCAGGGTGAAGTGGTGGAGATTCCGATTGGCCACATGGAAGGCAATTACTTCTGCGATGCGAATACGCTTGCAGAACTGAATCGCGAGGAGCGCGTCATTTTCCGCTACTCGACAGCTGACGGGCGAATCACTCCAGATGCCAATCCCAACGGCTCAATCGAGAACATCGCTGGCATCTGCAATGCTGGACGGAACGTGCTGGGCATGATGCCTCACCCGGATCGTAGCTCCGATCCGCTATTGGGAATGAACGACGGCTTTCGCATCTTCGAATCCATGGTCGGAGCGCTCGCGCACAAATAGCCTATGGACCGCGTGGCAATGCTTCAGGAGATGCTTGCGCAGAACCCCAACGACGCTTTCGCGCGCTACGGCTTGGCGATGGAATATGCCAATAAAGGCGATTCCGATACCGCTCTGAGCGAGTTTGCGCGGCTGATTGGGGCGAATCCCGACTACACGCCAGCGTACCAGATGTCCGCGCAGACGCTGATGAAAGCGGGCCGTGAGGTTGAAGCGCGCAAGATGCTCCAGGACGGCATCGCCTGCGCTTCTCGCACGCGAAATCAGCACGCTCTCGCCGAGATGCAAGCACTTCTCGACGAATTGCGATAATCTGCTCCGCTGCTCGTTTTCAAATCCAAACCGGGATCATAGATGAGATTTCTTGTCCTGCTTTGCGTGTTTTCTGCCACTTCCCTGTTCGCAAC
Proteins encoded in this region:
- a CDS encoding phosphoribosylformylglycinamidine synthase I, which encodes MKFGVLVFPGSNCDHDAYHVIAAAAKQPVTFLWHASHDLQDCDAIVVPGGFAYGDYLRTGAIAKFAPIMQEVNRFAAIGGLVLGICNGFQILCEAGLLPGALMRNAGLKYICKPVKLRVESTHSPFTHTCTQGEVVEIPIGHMEGNYFCDANTLAELNREERVIFRYSTADGRITPDANPNGSIENIAGICNAGRNVLGMMPHPDRSSDPLLGMNDGFRIFESMVGALAHK